Part of the Helicobacter bilis genome is shown below.
GTCAAACAATTTAGTTCTAGAATCTATGAGTTAAGCGAATATTTAGATAAAGTGTTGCAGGTAAGATACTTCGATGTCGGTGCGCCGATAAAAATCACATGGCATTCAAACTGCCATGCCTTGCGTGTTGCAAAATGTATAACAAGTGCTAAAAATCTCTTAAGAAGCCTTAGTAATGTGGAACTTGTAGAGCTTGAGAGAGAAGAAGAGTGTTGTGGATTTGGTGGGACTTTTAGTGTGAAAGAACCAGAAATCAGCCATGCTATGGTAAGCGAAAAGATTGCTGATATACAGGCTAGAAATATTGATTGCCTAGTATCTGCTGATGCGGGTTGCCTTATGAATATCAGCGGGGCTATGGCAAAAATGGGCGTGGATATCCAATCCATGCATCTTTATGATTTCCTTGCAAAACGCGTGGGGATAGCATAATAAGGGTTTGGGGTTATTTAAGATAGATGGGAGTGTATGTCTAGAATTTAGTTTTTTTGATGATTGATGAATGTGGGTATGCAGTATTTATTCCTATCTTTATTTTAAACTGCCAAATAATCTGTATTTAGATATTCTATTGGTATCTAACTATATTCTTAAATAGGTTTAAATTTGTAGGGTTAGTTTTTTAAACTTAAACTCCCATTTATAAATGTTTTATCACATACCTATATACTTCTAGCAACATGTTGCTTTTGCCACTAAATGATGTGTCTAAGCCTTATAAAATCTTGATTTATTTGGTTTTTTAGTTTTATTGAAACCATGTGAGCACACAAATTTTCACAATAGCTTATAGGTAGAATCGAGATTGACCGCTAAATATAAACTAAAATATAAACATTCAAATAACCATAAATTCCAACTAATATTTCCCCACCCAAATAACACATTAACTAAAATATTTTAGAATCCACGCATTAAATATAAAGGAAGCATGTGTCAAGTCAAAATGAGATAACAAAACTTAATCAAACCACTACACAAACAGAGATAAAACACCCAAGCATTTTAGAAAAAAGTGCCTTGAGTTGCGTCAAATGTGCTAAATGTGTCCCAACATGCACGATTTATGGTGTAAATAGAGATGAGATAACTTCTCCGCGTGGTTATCTTGACTTAGCAAATGCCTATGCAAAAGGGCGATTACTACTTGATAAGCAGCTAAAAGATTCTATAGAATCATGCTTTCTTTGCACAAGCTGCGTGGAGCAATGTCCCATGCACCTGCCTGTTGATGTGGTGATACAAAGAACTCGCGTAGATATTGCTAAAAAGTATGGAATCCCGCTGTATAAAAAAATCATGTTTTATCTGCTTGGCAAAAGAAGTGTGCTAAATCTTGTCTTTTCAATGGGATATTATTTTAATCCATGCCTTTTTAAAACGCAAAATGGCTTTAAAAAAATGCGTTTTAAACTCCCAAAAATAGGCGATAGGACTATCATGCCATTTCATGCAAAAAGCTTTTTGCAAACACATCATGGACTTATAGAATCAAAGCAAAATTCAAGCGATAAAAAACGCAAAGTAGGCATTTACATTGGTTGTTTGAGTAATTATAACTACAAAAATGTTGGCGTGAGTTTATTAAAGATTCTAGATAGACTAGGCATTGATACCCTTGTGCCAAAGGGGCAGGAGTGCTGTGGTGCGCCTGCATTTTTTAGTGGTGATATTTGCAATACCACAAAGCTTATTAAAAAAAATCTAAACTATCTTTTGCCCTTGCTTGATGACTTAGAAGCCCTGCTAGTGCCAGAGGCGACTTGTGCGGCTATGCTTTTGCATGATTGGGGCAATGCCTTAGAGATTGAGAGTGAAGCACATGGTATCGATAATAGTGAGTACATCGAAAAGCTAAAGATTCTAGAGAAAAAGACCTATATGGCAAGCAAATGGCTGCATGATAGAACGCAACTAAATGAGCTACTAAAAGATTCTAAAAAAGAAGAGAGAAGCATAACCTATCATGACCCATGCCATGCTAGAAAGGTGCTAAAAATCTATCAAGAGCCACGAAAACTTTTGCAAAATTTTAAGCTAAAAGAGATGAAAGACTGCAATGTATGCTGTGGCTTTGGCGGGGTTACAATCCAGAGTGAGAGATATGATCTTGCAAAATCAGTAGGCGATAAAAAGGCGTTAAATATTAAGCAAAGTGGAGCAGAAATCGTAAGTGCGGAATGTAGTGCGTGTCGTATGCAAATAGATGATTCTATGGCTAGAAATAATGTTGATGTGAGTTTTAAACACCCATTAGAGTTGATTGCAGAGAATTTGGGGTTGTGATAATTATATCCTAGCTTATATGAAATTTAGAATTATTAGTAGTGGGGATAATGAAATATGTTGAAGCAATTGTATTATAAGACTGAATTTTATTTTCGCTGACTGTAATTTTTAGGCTAAATATCAACAAAACCAAAGTCTTTATGCTCATTTCTGTCCCTTGTTGTCTGTTTAGATATGCAAAATGTTTATAGGTGTGAAGTTTAAGTTTTTAGGTTTTATATTTATGCTTAGCGTTATATATAGATTGTTTTATTGTATTCATAATGATAAAATAAAGCGTGATTATATATACATAAGGATATAAAATTTAGCTTGATGTTTGTTTTTTATAGAATTTTAGCTTTATCTAATTGTTGTAGTGTAAGACAAGGGCTAGTCTATAGGATTTAAAAAATGTAAATAAGGATATGATAAAGCACAGGCGTTTTTGTGCGGTGCTACTCCTTTCTTTCTCCTACATGCGAATAATTTCAAGGAATGCAAAAAAACTAAGAGAATAAAAAGCTAGGTGTGTGGTGAGGGAATACAATGGTAATAGCGAACAAGAAGTCAAAAAGTCGTATAAAATATACATAATTTAGGAGCGAATGAGACACAAGAAATCTTATAATATTGGTATGAATGTGGAGGTGAATCTTTTTAAATCCCAGTATTAGTGTTTGCTTACTCTTAACATGATAATTAGAAACTAAATTTCAACGATAGTCTCAAAGCGTTTCTATACCACATGTTTTTTAAAAAATAAATATTATAAGGATTGCCACAATATGCAATAAAAGCGAAATTTTGTCATATTAAACGGATAAAATCGCATAAAACGCATTATAATACTTTCTACATTTATCTTAAGGGAGAAGTGGATATGAAAGGTTTTACCAAAGAAGATATGATATGGGTGCTTAGTCTTTTTGGCACGGCGATTGGGGCTGGCGTTTTGCTATTGCCTATTAATGCTGGTTTGGGCGGGCTGATACCGCTTTTTGTGATTTTAATACTTGCTTATCCTATGACTTATTTAGCTCACAGAGGGCTTTGTCGCTTTGTGCTTGGTAGCGATAAACCTAGTGATGATATCACTTTTGTTGCTGAAACTTACTTTGGCAGGGGCGGTGGCTTTTTGGTTACACTTTTGTATTTTTGTGCGATTTTGCCTATTTTGCTTGTGTATAGTGCAAATCTTACAACGACACTAGAGCAGTTTTTTGTCAATCAGCTGCATTTAGATGCACCAAATAGGCTTATCAGCTCATTTATCATTGTTGCATTGCTTGTGCT
Proteins encoded:
- a CDS encoding (Fe-S)-binding protein — encoded protein: MKKVYFFATCLGAAAYADTCLHAIQLLQKEGVEVIFKKDQTCCGQPSYNSGYYDETKEVVLHNLELFKGDYPIIIPSGSCAGMMREDYKELFCGTKYEEEVKQFSSRIYELSEYLDKVLQVRYFDVGAPIKITWHSNCHALRVAKCITSAKNLLRSLSNVELVELEREEECCGFGGTFSVKEPEISHAMVSEKIADIQARNIDCLVSADAGCLMNISGAMAKMGVDIQSMHLYDFLAKRVGIA
- a CDS encoding (Fe-S)-binding protein translates to MSSQNEITKLNQTTTQTEIKHPSILEKSALSCVKCAKCVPTCTIYGVNRDEITSPRGYLDLANAYAKGRLLLDKQLKDSIESCFLCTSCVEQCPMHLPVDVVIQRTRVDIAKKYGIPLYKKIMFYLLGKRSVLNLVFSMGYYFNPCLFKTQNGFKKMRFKLPKIGDRTIMPFHAKSFLQTHHGLIESKQNSSDKKRKVGIYIGCLSNYNYKNVGVSLLKILDRLGIDTLVPKGQECCGAPAFFSGDICNTTKLIKKNLNYLLPLLDDLEALLVPEATCAAMLLHDWGNALEIESEAHGIDNSEYIEKLKILEKKTYMASKWLHDRTQLNELLKDSKKEERSITYHDPCHARKVLKIYQEPRKLLQNFKLKEMKDCNVCCGFGGVTIQSERYDLAKSVGDKKALNIKQSGAEIVSAECSACRMQIDDSMARNNVDVSFKHPLELIAENLGL